The Euphorbia lathyris chromosome 3, ddEupLath1.1, whole genome shotgun sequence genome contains a region encoding:
- the LOC136223811 gene encoding purple acid phosphatase 2 yields the protein MASSSSLFFFLVLNVAVICNGGKTSVYVRQVEKTIDMPLDSDVFSVPPGYNAPQQVHITQGDHDGKAMIVSWVTQDEPGSSLVVYWAENSTDKEEAMGKYNTYGFYNYTSGFIHHCTIRKLEYNTKYYYQIGIGNTTRQFWFLTPPPVGPDVPYTFGLIGDLGQSFDSNRTLTHYENNPLKGGSVLFVGDLSYADNYPNHDNVRWDTWGRFVERNLAYQPWIWTAGNHEIDFAPLIGETKPFKPYTNRYHVPYKSSGSTAPFWYSIKRASAYIIVLSSYSAYGKYTPQYKWLEEEFPKVNRSETPWLIVLMHSPWYNSYNYHYMEGETMRVMYEAWFVKYKVDVVFAGHVHAYERSERISNVAYNIVNGKCNPMVDQSAPIYITIGDGGNLEGLATDMTEPQPSYSAYREASFGHAMFDIKNRTHAYYSWHRNQDGYAVEADKMWFFNRHWHPVDDSTTAES from the exons atggcttcttcttcttctttgttctTTTTTCTGGTTCTGAATGTGGCAGTGATATGTAATGGAGGCAAAACCAGTGTTTATGTTCGTCAGGTTGAGAAAACTATTGATATGCCTCTCGACAGCGACGTTTTTAGCGTCCCTCCTGGCTACAATGCTCCTCAACAg GTTCACATAACACAAGGAGATCATGATGGAAAGGCCATGATAGTATCATGGGTGACTCAGGATGAACCTGGTTCAAGTTTAGTGGTTTACTGGGCTGAAAACAGCACAGACAAAGAAGAGGCTATGGGGAAATATAATACCTATGGATTCTACAACTACACTTCTGGTTTCATTCATCACTGTACCATCAGAAAGTTAGAG TACAACACCAAATATTACTACCAAATAGGAATTGGTAATACTACTAGGCAATTCTGGTTCTTAACTCCTCCTCCTGTTGGCCCTGATGTTCCCTACACATTTGGTCTCATAG GGGATCTTGGTCAGAGTTTTGATTCGAACAGAACGCTTACTCACTACGAAAACAACCCTCTAAAAGGAGGGTCGGTGTTGTTCGTAGGAGACCTTTCGTACGCTGATAACTACCCGAATCACGACAATGTGAGGTGGGATACATGGGGAAGATTTGTAGAGAGGAATCTTGCTTATCAGCCTTGGATATGGACTGCAGGAAACCATGAGATTGATTTTGCTCCTCTAATT GGTGAAACGAAACCATTCAAGCCTTATACTAACCGGTATCATGTGCCGTATAAATCATCAGGCAGTACTGCCCCTTTTTGGTACTCAATCAAGAGAGCTTCAGCATACATTATTGTATTGTCTTCATATTCAGCATATG GTAAATATACTCCTCAGTATAAATGGCTTGAAGAGGAGTTTCCAAAAGTGAACAGATCGGAAACACCATGGTTGATTGTTCTTATGCATTCTCCATGGTATAATAGCTACAACTACCATTACATGGAAGGAGAGACCATGAGAGTTATGTATGAAGCTTGGTTTGTTAAGTACAAAGTTGATGTAGTTTTCGCCGGTCATGTTCATGCTTATGAAAGATCT GAACGGATATCGAATGTTGCATACAACATTGTAAATGGAAAGTGTAATCCAATGGTTGATCAATCAGCCCCTATTTATATTACAATTGGGGATGGAGGAAATCTCGAAGGCTTGGCGACCGA CATGACAGAGCCACAACCATCATATTCAGCATATAGGGAGGCTAGTTTTGGGCATGCCATGTTTGACATTAAGAACAGAACTCATGCTTACTACAGTTGGCACAGGAATCAGGATGGATATGCTGTGGAGGCTGATAAAATGTGGTTCTTCAATAGACATTGGCATCCAGTTGATGATTCAACAACTGCTGAATCATAA